One window of Trifolium pratense cultivar HEN17-A07 linkage group LG5, ARS_RC_1.1, whole genome shotgun sequence genomic DNA carries:
- the LOC123886869 gene encoding desiccation-related protein PCC13-62-like, with the protein MATHYISIVTTSIVVLLASHIISVATTKETISLDANLREFSLNLEYLEAEFFLFGASGYANDINFLLASYLIPYVGLTGYVGVNPILQNPTYNQLVAGLLGVESGQDAVIRTLLYERHALKVKSYRVSVAEFTDCISNLRNILGNGGLKDVGLSIVDISTVGNILVGDESSLSYPRTPAEILRIIYGSGHESVPGGFFPKGGNGLIPRSHLHTT; encoded by the exons ATGGCAACACATTACATTTCCATAGTCACTACCTCAATTGTTGTTTTACTTGCATCCCACATTATAAGTGTTGCTACAACCAAAGAAACAATATCATTAGATGCTAATCTTCGTGAATTTTCACTTAATTTAGAGTACTTGGAAGCtgaattctttttatttggaGCATCGGGTTATGCAAATGATATCAACTTTTTACTTGCATCTTATTTGATTCCTTATGTTGGTCTTACCGGATATGTTGGAGTCAATCCAATCCTCCAAAATCCTACTTATA ATCAGTTAGTTGCAGGCCTTCTTGGAGTAGAATCGGGCCAAGATGCAGTTATACGAACATTGTTATACGAACGTCATGCATTGAAAGTGAAATCTTATAGAGTGAGTGTGGCAGAATTCACTGATTGCATTTCAAATCTTAGAAATATATTAGGAAACGGGGGTTTGAAAGATGTTGGTCTTAGTATTGTTGACATTAGCACAGTTGGGAACATCCTTGTTGGTGATGAATCTTCGCTCTCATATCCAAGGACTCCAGCAGAAATATTGAGGATTATATACGGAAGTGGTCATGAAAGTGTCCCTGGTGGGTTTTTCCCTAAAGGAGGAAATGGTCTCATACCAAGATCTCACTTACACACTACTTAA
- the LOC123885471 gene encoding chitinase-like protein 2, with translation MNSKCIFFLITISTILAIANSEASVKPLVKIVRGKKLCDRGWECKGWSVYCCNETISDYLQTYQFENLFSKRNDPVAHAVGFWDYHSFITAAALYQPLGFGTSGGKHGGQKEVAAFLGHVGSKTSCGYGVATGGPFAWGLCYNKELSPDKFYCDEYYKLTYPCSPGAAYYGRGAIPIYWNYNYGKIGEALKVDLLNHPEYIEQNATLAFQAALWKWMTPPEKHIPSPHDVFVGNWKPTKNDTLSKRVPGFGATINILYGDQVCGQGSENESMNNIISHYLYYLDLLGVGREEAGPNEILSCAEQAAFKPSGSPSSSTT, from the exons atgaattcCAAATgcatattttttcttataacaaTTTCAACAATATTAGCAATTGCAAATTCAGAAGCATCAGTGAAACCATTGGTGAAAATAGTAAGAGGAAAGAAACTATGTGACAGAGGTTGGGAATGTAAAGGTTGGTCAGTGTATTGTTGCAATGAAACAATTTCTGATTATTTGCAAACATACCAATTTGAGAATTTGTTCTCAAAGAGAAATGATCCTGTTGCACATGCTGTTGGATTTTGGGATTATCATTCTTTTATTACTGCTGCTGCACTTTATCAGCCTCTTGGATTTGGTACTTCTGGTGGAAAACATGGTGGACAGAAAGAAGTTGCTGCTTTTCTTGGTCATGTTGGAAGCAAAACCTCTT GTGGTTATGGAGTGGCTACAGGGGGACCCTTTGCTTGGGGCTTATGCTATAATAAGGAACTAAGTCCTGATAAATTCTACTGTGATGAATACTACAAATTAACCTATCCATGTAGTCCTGGTGCAGCTTACTATGGCCGTGGTGCCATTCCAATTTACTG GAATTACAATTATGGAAAAATTGGAGAAGCCTTAAAAGTGGATCTATTAAACCATCCAGAATACATTGAACAAAATGCAACATTAGCATTCCAAGCAGCACTATGGAAATGGATGACACCACCTGAAAAACACATACCTTCACCACATGatgtttttgttggaaattGGAAACCAACAAAAAATGACACATTATCCAAAAGAGTACCTGGATTTGGTGCCACAATCAATATTTTATATGGTGATCAAGTTTGTGGCCAAGGTTCTGAAAATGAATCAATGAATAATATAATTTCTCATTATCTTTATTATCTTGATTTGTTAGGAGTTGGTAGAGAAGAGGCAGGGCCTAATGAAATTCTATCTTGTGCTGAACAAGCTGCTTTTAAACCTTCTGGCTCAccttcttcttcaacaacttGA